In Arachis stenosperma cultivar V10309 chromosome 1, arast.V10309.gnm1.PFL2, whole genome shotgun sequence, one DNA window encodes the following:
- the LOC130933077 gene encoding uncharacterized protein LOC130933077 — protein sequence MTRFTDATMEIPYLNPAVHLHALKAGLRPRKFREIIAVTKPKTLEEFRERAAEQMEIEELREAEKTERRLRREDDRTPRSESTKDLSKPFKLTPKFDNCTRFNTKREKIIKEILNAKIIKPPARAGSYQDQQFVDKSKHCAFHQKYGHTTDECMIAKDLLERLARQGLLDKYIEGRKYKESDMNKEECQKTSASKDTNKWSNNNPPKGVINCISGGFAGGGETTSALKRSYHAMLAIEGTTPPNNKDTHDLEITFNQTDICSAAPHSDNPVVISIQTGNLLVRKVLLDPGSSADVLFYSTFSKMNLSEKLMQPSSGELVGFSGERVPIKGYIWLRTTMGDDPLSRTLDIQYLIVDCPSPYNIILGRPALNMFRAVISTYHLCVKFQAQGGKIATIHSDRQQARQCYNASLKRSDTSQK from the coding sequence ATGACTAGATTCACAGATGCCACCATGGAAATACCTTATCTCAACCCTGCCGTCCACCTACATGCCCTCAAAGCTGGTCTCCGACCCAGAAAGTTCAGAGAAATAATCGCGGTTACAAAACCAAAGACACTAGAAGAATTTCGGGAAAGAGCAGCAGAACAAATGGAGATTGAAGAACTCCGTGAGGCCGAAAAAACCGAAAGAAGACTGAGAAGGGAAGATGACAGAACACCCAGATCGGAGAGCACTAAAGACCTCAGCAAACCATTCAAGCTCACCCCAAAATTTGACAACTGCACCAGATTCAATACGAAGAGGGAAAAGATAATCAAAGAGATACTCAACGCCAAGATTATAAAACCACCAGCAAGAGCTGGGAGCTACCAAGATCAGCAATTCGTCGACAAAAGCAAACACTGTGCCTTCCACCAAAAATATGGTCACACAACCGACGAGTGCATGATAGCCAAAGATCTCCTAGAAAGATTAGCTCGGCAGGGCCTCCTAGATAAGTACATCGAAGGACGGAAGTACAAAGAGAGTGACATGAACAAAGAGGAATGCCAGAAAACCTCGGCAAGCAAAGATACCAACAAATGGTCAAACAACAACCCACCTAAAGGGGTTATAAACTGCATATCCGGGGGATTCGCGGGAGGAGGCGAAACAACCTCGGCACTGAAGCGAAGCTACCACGCAATGCTAGCAATCGAAGGAACAACGCCACCAAACAACAAAGATACGCATGACCTAGAAATCACTTTCAACCAAACTGACATATGCTCGGCCGCCCCTCACTCAGACAATCCGGTGGTAATCTCTATCCAAACAGGCAACCTTTTGGTAAGAAAAGTCCTTTTGGACCCAGGTAGTAGTGCAGATGTCCTCTTTTActctactttttcaaaaatgaaTCTATCTGAGAAACTAATGCAACCCTCGTCCGGAGAATTAGTAGGATTCTCTGGAGAAAGAGTGCCGATTAAGGGTTATATATGGCTAAGGACCACGATGGGAGATGACCCGTTATCAAGAACCTTAGACATACAATACCTAATAGTTGACTGCCCTAGTCCTTACAATATTATTCTCGGAAGACCTGCTCTAAACATGTTCAGAGCAGTCATATCTACTTATCATCTATGTGTTAAATTTCAGGCACAAGGTGGCAAGATAGCGACAATACATTCTGACCGCCAACAAGCTCGGCAATGCTATAATGCAAGCCTAAAAAGATCGGACACAAGCCAGAAATAA